Part of the Candidatus Omnitrophota bacterium genome, CTCATCCGTCCATATTTCTACGTCCTTGCCGCAAAACGGGCAGGTGACATTTTCGGGCTGCGGATGTTTGAACTTTTGCGAACCGGGACATTCGAATATCATTTAAGCCTATCCCCCTTGATACCTATGACCACTGTTTTAAAAGGTATATCCTTGCCTGATCCCGCTATAGCTTCCTTTATTATAGGGACCATCCCAAAACAGCACGGGACTTCCATGTGCGCATAGGTTATCGACTTTATATTATTATTCTTAACTATCCGGCCTATCTTTTCTTTATACACCTCAGCGTCGTCCAGCTTAGGGCAACCCACAAGGAGGACCTTCCCCTTTAGTAACTCCTGATGGAAATCAGCGTACGCGAACGGGACGCAATCCGCGGCTATCAGGAGCTCCGCATTATTAAGGTAAGGAGCGGACGGCGGGATGAGATTTATCTGAACGGGCCAATTCCTAAGCCCGGATCGGAGTTTTGCGCCGGCGCCGCCCTTATCCTCCCTCTTCCCATCTTTTCCGAGATCGATTATTTTAGAACCAGGGCAGGGGCCTGCGCCGTGCCCATGGTGATGAGAAGCATCTTCAATAGGAATATTTATCCTCTTCTCCTTCAAGAATTCCATCGCCTCTTTTAGATATCCCGATTCGCCGTGCTCCTTCAGGTGCTCAAGATGCGCTTTTATTACGTTCTTACCCTGATTTACGATATTCTTCATGACCTTTCTCTCGTCATACTTCTCAGCCTCCCGCTCCTCGATCGTTATCGCCCCTTGCGGGCAATGGCCTATGCACGCGCCGAGCCCGTCGCAAAAGAGATCGCTTATGAGGCGCGCCTTCCCGTCTATGATCTGGAGGGCGCCTTCCGGGCAGTTCGGTATGCAAAGGGCACATCCGCTACACTTACCCTCGTCTATCTTGATCATCTTTCTCTTAGCCATAATGCCCTCCCTTACCGTATGAGGCTCCCTATCGTTATGCTTTCCAGTTCGGCGGTAACATAGCGCTCGATCCCGTCTATCTTGCTCTTCAAGGCGCATCTCTTTCTCCTGGGGCACAAGCTCTTCATGAACAGACACTCGTTCAGCTTAAGCGGACCCTGAAATACATGTATGATCTCTGTCAAAGATATCCTCTCAGCCGGCCTTGCCAATTTAAAACCTCCTCCTATCCCTCTCTGAGAAACTACAACGCCCGCCCTGCTTAAGGCCTGAAGTATCTTTCTTAAGAACGGCGTCGGTATCTTCAGGGCCCTGATCATTTCCGCGGTGGAGACGATTTCACCGTTTTTCCCGGCTATGAATATTACGGCTCTCACGGCGTAATCGGTATTCCTCGTTAACAGCTTCACTTCTCCCCCGCTATTTTGATTATTAAAATGATACCATCTTAGTATCATTTTGTCAATTAAAAAATCGCCCTTTTTATTGGGCGATTTTTTAATTGATCCCGAGGCCGGAAGCCGAGGGGTCTCAGCATATTTTTCTACAAACCTTTCTTGATCATGTACTCGATCAGGTCGACAACCCTCATCGAATATCCCCATTCGTTGTCGTACCAGGCTATGACCTTGGCGAAGTTCCCGCCGATAACTTTCGTCATCTTTGAATCGAACGTCGCGGACGCCGGGTAGTGGTTGAAATCTACCGATACCACATCTTCATCAGTATACTCAAGGAAGCCTTTCATCCTGCCTTCAGACATGGCCTTCATGGCATTATTTATCTCTTCGGCCGTCGCCGCTTTCTTCAGCATGCACGTCAGGTCGACTACCGATACGTTAGCTACTGGGACTCTCATGGCAAACCCGTCAAGCTTCCCCTTAAGTTCCGGGATGACGAGCCCTATCGCCCTTGCCGCTCCGGTAGAGGTCGGTATCATGGAAAGCGCCGCCGCCCTGGCCCTGCGCGGATCTGAATGAGGCAGGTCCTGGAGACGCTGGTCGTTCGTATAGGCATGCACCGTCGTCATGAGCCCCTTCTCGATCCCCCAATTATCATTAATGACCTTCGCCACGGGACCCAGGCAGTTCGTCGTGCACGACGCGTTGGAAATGACCGAGTGGTTCTTGGGATCATACTTATCCTCATTGACGCCCATCACGATAGTTATGTCTTCCCCTTCTGCCGGAGCGGATATGATGACCTTCTTTGCCCCGCCTTTGGTTATATGGTTTACGGCTCCTTTTACCTCTTTACCCTTCTTATTAACGCCGTCGTTCTTTATGGTGAAGAGGCCTGTGGATTCCACTACTATATCTACGCCGAGAGCCTTCCATGGTAATTCACCGGGATCTCTCTTCGCGAGGACCTTTATCTCTTTACCATTGACCACTATGGAATCA contains:
- the gap gene encoding type I glyceraldehyde-3-phosphate dehydrogenase, whose protein sequence is MAVKVGINGFGRIGRMVGRAILERNSRSMELVAVNDITDAKTLAHLLKYDSVHGRFPGGNVKAGADSIVVNGKEIKVLAKRDPGELPWKALGVDIVVESTGLFTIKNDGVNKKGKEVKGAVNHITKGGAKKVIISAPAEGEDITIVMGVNEDKYDPKNHSVISNASCTTNCLGPVAKVINDNWGIEKGLMTTVHAYTNDQRLQDLPHSDPRRARAAALSMIPTSTGAARAIGLVIPELKGKLDGFAMRVPVANVSVVDLTCMLKKAATAEEINNAMKAMSEGRMKGFLEYTDEDVVSVDFNHYPASATFDSKMTKVIGGNFAKVIAWYDNEWGYSMRVVDLIEYMIKKGL
- a CDS encoding Rrf2 family transcriptional regulator; amino-acid sequence: MILRWYHFNNQNSGGEVKLLTRNTDYAVRAVIFIAGKNGEIVSTAEMIRALKIPTPFLRKILQALSRAGVVVSQRGIGGGFKLARPAERISLTEIIHVFQGPLKLNECLFMKSLCPRRKRCALKSKIDGIERYVTAELESITIGSLIR
- a CDS encoding 4Fe-4S binding protein, whose amino-acid sequence is MAKRKMIKIDEGKCSGCALCIPNCPEGALQIIDGKARLISDLFCDGLGACIGHCPQGAITIEEREAEKYDERKVMKNIVNQGKNVIKAHLEHLKEHGESGYLKEAMEFLKEKRINIPIEDASHHHGHGAGPCPGSKIIDLGKDGKREDKGGAGAKLRSGLRNWPVQINLIPPSAPYLNNAELLIAADCVPFAYADFHQELLKGKVLLVGCPKLDDAEVYKEKIGRIVKNNNIKSITYAHMEVPCCFGMVPIIKEAIAGSGKDIPFKTVVIGIKGDRLK